One region of Maylandia zebra isolate NMK-2024a linkage group LG10, Mzebra_GT3a, whole genome shotgun sequence genomic DNA includes:
- the akap10 gene encoding A-kinase anchor protein 10, mitochondrial yields the protein MSFFKRKAKSKEPEKGTDAKVNRAPTSPQSPGLRNHHAIQEAAGPSHVAISAISANMDSFARGRTAILKKQPSHMEAAHFGDLGHSSVNYQPQETRSRMSKTVEQALQDNVAIPHFMHFMELRGADHLVRFWLEAERFRSTSWSRVRAHSLNSVKHSSLAEPVPASPDGSELSELTQKKPNVLARHSNSEGSTVQTQQRDSSSTEAGARPSTPRTATPSRQPPSRSGTPLKVQSSSTLRDLSDTLMKSIEKDAVTIFTKYISPDAVRPIPITEQIRNDIVAKICGEDGMVDPNCFVIAQSVAFAILEQQHFSEFLRSHHFCKYQIEVLTSGSVFLADILFCESALFYFSEFMEKEEAMNVLQFWLAADNFQNQLAAKKGQYDGQEAQNDAMILYDKYFSLQATNPLGFGDSVRMEIESNICREGGPLPDCFTTPLRQAWTTMEKVYMPGFLSSNLYYKYLSDLINSVRADEFVNVSTPGQGGPMDNDRSSSNVSESSHTQQSARKAAIKILKNFDEAITVDVASLDPETLYQRPYAGRMTFGKVNELGQFIREAEPEPDVKKSKGSIFSQAMKKWVQGTSDEAQEEMAWQIAKMIVNDVVHQSNHDSPGKATKL from the exons CCAAAAGCAAAGAACCTGAGAAAGGGACAGACGCTAAAGTCAATAGAG CTCCAACCAGCCCTCAATCTCCAGGACTGAGGAACCACCATGCCATCCAGGAAGCTGCTGGGCCGAGCCACGTGGCCATCAGCGCCATCTCGGCCAACATGGACTCCTTTGCCCGCGGTCGCACCGCCATCCTCAAGAAGCAGCCGAGCCACATGGAAGCGGCGCACTTTGGAGATCTCG GTCACTCCAGTGTGAACTATCAGCCCCAGGAGACGCGCTCTCGCATGTCCAAGACGGTTGAGCAGGCCCTTCAGGACAATGTCGCGATACCGCACTTCATGCATTTCATGGAACTACGAGGTGCAGACCACCTGGTTCGGTTCTGGCTGGAGGCTGAGAGGTTCCGCTCCACCAGCTGGTCACGTGTTAGAGCGCATAGTCTAAACTCTGTCAAACACAGCTCCTTGGCCGAGCCGGTCCCCGCGTCTCCAGACGGTTCAGAGCTCTCAGAACTCACCCAGAAAAAGCCCAATGTCCTTGCACGGCACAGTAACAGCGAAGGCTCTACAGTTCAGACTCAGCAGCGGGACTCATCCAGCACAGAAGCAGGCGCGAGACCCAGTACGCCTCGAACAGCAACACCCAGCAGGCAGCCACCCTCCAGGTCGGGGACCCCCCTAAAGGTGCAGTCAAGCAGCACCCTGCGCGACCTCTCTGACACACTCATGAAAA gtaTAGAAAAAGATGCTGTTACTATCTTCACCAAGTACATCTCTCCAGATGCTGTGAGGCCCATCCCCATCACAGAACAGATCAGAAATGACATAGTTG CTAAGATTTGTGGAGAAGATGGCATGGTGGACCCAAACTgctttgtcattgcacagtcggTAGCCTTCGCTATCTTGGAGCAACA GCACTTTAGCGAATTCCTGCGGAGCCATCATTTCTGTAAATACCAGATTGAAGTGTTGACTAGTGGCTCTGTGTTCTTGGCTGACATCTTGTTCTGTGAGTCAGCTCTTTTCTACTTCTCTGAG TTCATGGAAAAGGAAGAAGCAATGAATGTACTGCAGTTCTGGTTGGCGGCAGACAACTTCCAGAACCAGCTAGCAGCTAAAAAGGGCCAATATGATGGCCAGGAGGCTCAAAATGATGCCATGATTCTCTACGACAA GTATTTCTCACTCCAGGCTACCAACCCTCTGGGCTTCGGTGACTCTGTGCGGATGGAGATAGAGTCAAATATCTGCAGAGAGGGAGGGCCACTGCCTGACTGTTTCACCACTCCACTCAGACAGGCTTGGACAACCATGGAGAAG GTCTACATGCCAGGTTTCCTGTCCAGCAACCTTTACTACAAATACCTGAGTGACCTCATCAATTCAGTGCGGGCCGATGAGTTTGTGAATGTCAGCACTCCAGGTCAGGGCGGACCGATGGACAACGACCGCTCAAGTTCAAATGTCAGCGAGAGTTCTCACACTCAG CAAAGTGCCAGAAAGGCAGCAATCAAAATCCTTAAAAACTTTGACGAGGCGATAACGGTGGACGTTGCCAGCCTGGACCCTGAGACCCTGTACCAGCGGCCGTACGCTGG AAGGATGACATTTGGGAAAGTGAATGAGCTGGGCCAGTTTATCAGGGAGGCAGAGCCAGAGCCGGATGTGAAGAAATCCAAAG GTTCCATATTTTCTCAAGCCATGAAGAAATGGGTCCAAGGCACCTCGGATGAG GCCCAGGAGGAGATGGCGTGGCAGATTGCCAAGATGATTGTCAACGACGTTGTTCACCAGTCAAACCACGACAGCCCCGGCAAGGCCACCAAG ttATGA